TTAAAGTTGGCATACGCTTTGTAATAGCAATAGGTAATTAGTTAAATTAAACCTGTATCAAGGCGGCAACATGGATAAGAAAATAGAACGCTCATTTACTCAAAAGTATTTTAAAAAATTCATCTTTGCAACGATGGCCTTAGGTGTTGCGGCGGCTGCGTATGGCTTTACGCAAACTAGCGATACAGGTCGTAGCCAAAATGTTGAGCTTGGCAGCCTTACGGTTAGCACAGTTAAACAAGGTGCATTTAAAGATGCGTTGAGCTTACGCGGTCAAGTGGTGCCAAAAACCAGTATTTATCTTGATACTATCGCCGGTGGCCAAGTTGAGGAGCGTTTGGTAGAGCAAGGCGAATTTGTAGAAGCAGGCCAACCCTTGGTGCGCTTGAGTAATACTAACTTGCAACTTGATGTTATGGGCCGTGAGGCTCAAGTAACAGAGCAGCTTAATTTTTTACGTAATACGCAAATGAATATGGAAACCAGTCGCTTAAACTTACGCCGAGACTTATTAGAAATAGAGTTAAAGATTACGCATTTAACACGCCGTTTAAAACAAACTAAACCATTAGTTAAAAGTGGGGTGTTGGCGCAAGATAAATTAGCCGAACTTGAGGAAGATTTAAGTTATTACCATGCTCGCAAGGAGCTAACGCTTGAGCGTCAAAAGCAAGAAAAATCAATACGTGAAGTGCAAGTTGCACAGCTGTCAGACAGCGCTAAAATGCTCGAGAAAAACCTTCAATTTGCTCGTCGAAACCTCGATAACTTATTAGTAAAAGCACCGGTATCAGGTTATTTAAGTGAGCTTGATGTAGAAATTGGCGAATCAAAAAGCAGCGGCGCACG
This sequence is a window from Pseudoalteromonas aliena SW19. Protein-coding genes within it:
- a CDS encoding efflux RND transporter periplasmic adaptor subunit, translating into MDKKIERSFTQKYFKKFIFATMALGVAAAAYGFTQTSDTGRSQNVELGSLTVSTVKQGAFKDALSLRGQVVPKTSIYLDTIAGGQVEERLVEQGEFVEAGQPLVRLSNTNLQLDVMGREAQVTEQLNFLRNTQMNMETSRLNLRRDLLEIELKITHLTRRLKQTKPLVKSGVLAQDKLAELEEDLSYYHARKELTLERQKQEKSIREVQVAQLSDSAKMLEKNLQFARRNLDNLLVKAPVSGYLSELDVEIGESKSSGARLGQIDIPNEYKLVVRLDEFYLNQVQRDMAVMIELDDDAITAKVSKIDSRVQQSQFQIEVDLPSNTKSIKRGQSIDLELMLGNNKNDALLLNRGAFFTNSGGNWVYVIEQGSDKALRRDIRLGKKNQHYFEVLEGLKAGDQVITSSYSNFEKAQQLQF